In Streptomyces sp. NBC_01426, one genomic interval encodes:
- a CDS encoding DUF1206 domain-containing protein, producing the protein MSTARAGVVGEGVRSASRGGKARSVTARCGLVARGALYILIGLIAVRVGFGKGGGEADRQGALQELAGKPFGSVLVWAVGIGLIGMVLWRLSEAAFGAAGPKGDKATKRLTAAGRAVFYAIAAFSVLSFATGSGGGTSGGDEQSRDLTASAMELPAGRWLVGAVGLGIAVAGVIIAVRAARRTFRKHLDMVGVADHWRKVVDVLGVTGGVARGAVFTAVGGFVLYAAWRYDPSQAKGMDDTLKTFTQTPAGPWLLIAVAIGLVLFGVFSWAMARWRKV; encoded by the coding sequence CTCGCGCGGTGGTAAGGCCCGATCCGTCACGGCCCGGTGCGGGTTGGTGGCGCGCGGCGCGCTGTACATCCTCATAGGACTGATCGCCGTCCGCGTCGGCTTCGGCAAGGGCGGCGGCGAGGCGGACCGGCAGGGAGCGCTCCAGGAACTGGCCGGCAAGCCGTTCGGGAGCGTCCTCGTCTGGGCCGTCGGTATCGGTCTGATCGGGATGGTGCTGTGGCGCCTGTCCGAGGCGGCCTTCGGCGCGGCCGGCCCGAAGGGCGACAAGGCCACGAAGCGTCTCACGGCGGCGGGGCGCGCCGTTTTCTACGCGATCGCCGCGTTCTCGGTGCTGTCCTTCGCGACGGGTTCCGGAGGGGGCACTTCCGGCGGTGACGAACAGTCGCGCGACCTGACGGCTTCCGCGATGGAGCTCCCCGCCGGACGGTGGCTGGTGGGCGCCGTCGGACTCGGGATCGCCGTCGCGGGCGTGATCATCGCGGTGCGCGCGGCCCGCCGTACGTTCCGCAAGCACCTGGACATGGTCGGGGTCGCCGATCACTGGCGCAAGGTCGTGGACGTCCTCGGGGTGACCGGCGGCGTGGCCCGCGGCGCGGTCTTCACGGCGGTGGGCGGATTCGTCCTGTACGCCGCGTGGCGCTACGACCCGAGCCAGGCGAAGGGCATGGACGACACGCTGAAGACCTTCACCCAGACCCCGGCCGGCCCCTGGCTGCTCATCGCCGTGGCCATCGGGCTGGTGCTGTTCGGTGTGTTCTCGTGGGCCATGGCGCGGTGGCGCAAGGTCTGA
- a CDS encoding S1 family peptidase: MLTFHRRTAAAVLTASALAVAGLAAGAAPAAAIHGGQNTTAALHPYAMIIATAEGAQVCGGTLVAPRKVLTAAHCVADVPAPRDLLVIGGRTDTGSAKGTVRHVASVRIDPKYVQGTLTHDAAVLTLTGSMPYRPMAVAGPKDSALYALGTKARVVGWGRTDTDTPGTRLKSAVLTVAPLKSCEPYTEPGESRALKVCGASAPGTDDSICRGDSGGPLVAGGKVIGIVSTGNKYCDDQYPVSVFTRVSAVAAGLGLPVG; this comes from the coding sequence ATGCTCACGTTCCACAGGCGTACCGCGGCCGCGGTACTCACCGCCTCCGCCCTCGCCGTGGCCGGCCTCGCCGCCGGCGCCGCGCCGGCCGCCGCCATCCACGGCGGGCAGAACACCACCGCGGCGCTGCACCCGTACGCCATGATCATCGCGACGGCGGAGGGCGCACAGGTCTGCGGGGGCACGCTCGTGGCCCCGAGGAAGGTGCTGACCGCCGCGCACTGCGTCGCCGACGTGCCGGCTCCGCGCGACCTCCTCGTCATCGGCGGGCGCACCGACACGGGCAGCGCCAAGGGCACCGTCCGGCACGTCGCCTCGGTCAGGATCGATCCGAAGTACGTCCAGGGCACTCTCACCCACGACGCCGCGGTCCTCACCCTCACCGGGTCCATGCCCTACCGGCCGATGGCCGTGGCCGGCCCGAAGGACTCGGCCCTCTACGCCCTCGGCACGAAGGCGAGGGTGGTCGGCTGGGGACGCACCGACACCGACACCCCGGGTACGCGACTGAAGTCCGCCGTCCTCACCGTGGCGCCGCTGAAGAGTTGTGAGCCCTACACCGAGCCCGGCGAGTCCCGCGCGTTGAAGGTCTGCGGAGCCTCCGCACCCGGCACCGACGACAGCATCTGCCGGGGCGACTCGGGGGGCCCGCTGGTCGCCGGCGGCAAGGTGATCGGCATCGTCTCCACCGGCAACAAGTACTGCGACGACCAGTACCCGGTCTCCGTCTTCACCCGGGTCAGCGCGGTCGCCGCGGGACTCGGCCTCCCCGTCGGATAG
- a CDS encoding class I SAM-dependent methyltransferase, with product MTGSDFLAAARVFYDTVALDYTEHFGDWLVDRPLDRAMVAGFAELVRAGAAGPVADIGCGHGHLTAYLDGLGLSAFGLDLSSAMVALARRTYPHLRFEEGSMTALDLADGSLGGLLASYSIIHVPRERLPGVFAEFHRVLAPGGHLMLSFQVGDAPLRVDRPFGHEVALDFRRQRPRWIAEALGRAGFSVRARLLREPEEGVEKVPQAYVVARKPVVPASRPAAS from the coding sequence ATGACCGGATCGGACTTCCTCGCCGCAGCCCGGGTGTTCTACGACACCGTGGCCCTCGACTACACCGAGCACTTCGGCGACTGGCTGGTCGACAGACCGCTCGACCGGGCGATGGTGGCCGGGTTCGCCGAACTCGTGAGGGCGGGCGCCGCCGGGCCGGTGGCCGACATCGGCTGCGGCCACGGGCACCTGACGGCGTACCTGGACGGGCTGGGGCTGTCCGCGTTCGGGCTCGATCTGTCTTCGGCGATGGTCGCGTTGGCCCGGAGGACGTATCCGCACCTGCGGTTCGAGGAGGGTTCCATGACCGCCCTGGACCTGGCGGACGGTTCCCTCGGCGGCCTCCTCGCCTCGTACTCGATCATCCACGTGCCGCGGGAGCGGCTGCCGGGGGTGTTCGCCGAGTTCCATCGGGTGCTGGCCCCGGGCGGTCACCTGATGCTGTCGTTCCAGGTCGGCGACGCTCCCTTGCGCGTGGACCGGCCGTTCGGCCACGAGGTGGCGCTCGACTTCCGTCGGCAGCGGCCGCGTTGGATCGCCGAGGCCCTCGGCCGGGCCGGGTTCTCGGTTCGCGCGCGGCTCCTGCGGGAGCCCGAGGAGGGTGTGGAGAAGGTGCCACAGGCCTACGTCGTCGCCCGCAAGCCGGTGGTGCCCGCCTCCCGTCCCGCCGCGTCGTGA
- the fusA gene encoding elongation factor G, with translation MRTTPLTTVRNLGILAHVDAGKTTLTERVLYATGTTHKRGEVHDGTTVTDYDPQERDRGITIFAAAVSCTWNEHRINLIDTPGHVDFADEVERSLRVLDGAVAVFDAVAGVEPQSESVWRQADRHGVPRIAFVNKMDRVGADLDAAVASLRDRLHVVPLVVQLPIGREDGFTGVVDLVRMRALVWNAAAGGSGSGTFEVGAVPDALREEALRRRRLLDERVAELHPAALEEYCATSALSPSTLVAALRELTRGGEGVVVLCGSAYRNRAVEPLLDAVVDYLPSPADMPPVRGTALRGVRAEGAEERVADPAAPFAALAFKVNATATGRLTCLRVYSGTMRKGETVLDATAGRTERIGRILRVQADRHAEVEQAVAGDIVAVVGLKSTRAGTTLCAPDAPLVLEPPTVAAPVVSVAVEAGTRADIGRLSSALARLVEEDPSLVVRTDPETGQTVLSGMGELHLEVAVEKIRLSHGLRVEVGRPRVAYRETVARGVSGLVYRHVKQDGGAGQFAHVVIDVDPLDDEIADPSGARDGAGSGGPGGADGFVFRSVVVGGRVPQEFVRAVEAGCRDALAEGPLGGHPVTGLRVTLTDGATHSKDSSEMAFRAAGRFALREALRAATMELLEPVVEVVVTVPDEAVGGVLGDLAARRGRVAGSTTRTGTTSITAAVPLAELFGYASRLRSRSQGRGTFTSRPVGYARVPAAVDARGASD, from the coding sequence ATGCGCACCACACCTCTGACCACCGTCCGCAACCTCGGCATCCTCGCCCATGTCGACGCCGGCAAGACCACGCTCACCGAACGGGTCCTGTACGCGACCGGGACCACCCACAAGCGCGGCGAGGTCCACGACGGGACGACCGTCACCGACTACGACCCCCAGGAACGTGACCGCGGCATCACCATCTTCGCGGCCGCGGTGAGTTGTACGTGGAACGAGCACCGGATCAACCTGATCGACACTCCGGGGCACGTGGACTTCGCCGATGAGGTGGAGCGTTCGCTGCGCGTCCTCGACGGCGCCGTCGCCGTCTTCGACGCCGTCGCGGGCGTCGAACCGCAGAGCGAGTCGGTGTGGCGCCAGGCGGACCGACACGGGGTGCCCCGGATCGCGTTCGTCAACAAGATGGACCGGGTCGGCGCGGACCTCGACGCCGCCGTGGCGTCGCTGCGCGACCGGCTCCACGTCGTTCCGCTGGTGGTGCAACTGCCCATCGGGCGGGAGGACGGCTTCACCGGAGTCGTGGACCTCGTCCGCATGCGGGCCCTGGTGTGGAACGCGGCGGCCGGGGGGTCCGGTTCCGGGACGTTCGAGGTGGGCGCGGTCCCCGACGCCCTGCGGGAGGAGGCGCTGCGACGTCGCCGGCTGCTCGACGAGCGGGTGGCGGAGCTGCACCCGGCCGCGCTGGAGGAGTACTGCGCCACGTCGGCGCTCTCCCCCTCCACGTTGGTCGCCGCGCTGCGCGAGCTGACGCGTGGAGGTGAGGGCGTGGTGGTGCTGTGCGGATCCGCGTACCGCAACCGTGCGGTGGAGCCGCTGCTCGACGCCGTCGTGGACTACCTGCCCTCGCCGGCGGACATGCCGCCGGTGCGCGGCACCGCGCTCCGCGGGGTCCGCGCGGAAGGGGCGGAGGAGCGCGTCGCCGATCCGGCGGCCCCGTTCGCCGCGTTGGCCTTCAAGGTGAACGCGACGGCGACCGGGCGGCTGACGTGTCTGCGCGTCTACTCGGGAACGATGCGGAAGGGGGAGACGGTGCTGGACGCGACGGCGGGCCGGACCGAGCGGATCGGCCGCATCCTGCGCGTCCAGGCCGACCGCCACGCCGAGGTGGAGCAGGCGGTGGCCGGGGACATCGTCGCCGTGGTCGGGCTCAAGTCCACCCGCGCCGGGACGACCCTGTGCGCTCCGGACGCGCCGTTGGTCCTCGAACCGCCCACGGTCGCCGCGCCGGTGGTGTCCGTGGCGGTCGAGGCGGGCACCCGGGCCGACATCGGTCGACTGTCGTCGGCGTTGGCCCGGTTGGTCGAGGAGGATCCCTCCCTGGTCGTGCGGACGGATCCCGAGACGGGGCAGACGGTGCTGTCGGGGATGGGAGAGCTGCACCTGGAGGTCGCGGTGGAGAAGATCCGGCTCAGCCACGGGCTGCGCGTCGAGGTGGGTCGCCCCCGGGTGGCCTACCGGGAGACGGTGGCTCGCGGGGTGTCCGGGCTGGTGTACCGGCACGTCAAGCAGGACGGTGGCGCCGGCCAGTTCGCCCATGTGGTCATCGACGTCGACCCCCTGGACGACGAGATCGCCGACCCGTCCGGCGCCCGCGACGGCGCCGGCTCCGGTGGTCCGGGCGGAGCCGACGGCTTCGTGTTCCGGTCCGTGGTCGTCGGCGGCCGGGTGCCGCAGGAGTTCGTCCGTGCGGTGGAGGCGGGTTGCCGGGACGCGCTCGCCGAGGGTCCCCTCGGCGGTCATCCGGTGACGGGGCTGCGGGTCACGCTGACCGACGGCGCCACGCACTCCAAGGACTCCTCGGAGATGGCGTTCCGGGCGGCGGGGCGGTTCGCGCTGCGCGAGGCGCTGCGTGCCGCGACCATGGAGCTGCTGGAACCAGTGGTCGAGGTCGTGGTGACCGTTCCCGACGAGGCCGTCGGCGGCGTGCTCGGTGACCTGGCGGCGCGGCGCGGTCGGGTCGCGGGTTCGACCACGCGGACCGGGACCACCTCGATCACGGCGGCCGTTCCGCTGGCCGAACTGTTCGGGTACGCGTCCCGGTTGCGCAGTCGCAGCCAGGGCCGGGGCACCTTCACCTCCCGGCCCGTGGGGTACGCCCGCGTGCCCGCAGCGGTGGACGCCCGGGGCGCGTCCGACTGA
- a CDS encoding L,D-transpeptidase family protein, which yields MRTRRRTAAVVGGAVALAAPLVVAGGGTAQAASCNVTTGPYQRQVEQFLGRPVDGVQSSADCTAIRSFQATHGITPTVGYAGPLTWRTMSTMLDQRAAGTTPNKAGKCPTNLGRIACVDLTRQLSWVQDGAKLVYGPVPVRTGKDGTETRTGLKKIYYRNINHWSTIYNVAMPYSQFFDGGIAFHSVDKSMWNPPGSGGCVNMRIADAKAYWNMLKNGDDVYVYGNKPGT from the coding sequence ATGCGTACGAGACGAAGGACCGCGGCTGTGGTCGGCGGGGCGGTGGCGCTGGCGGCGCCGCTGGTGGTGGCCGGTGGCGGGACGGCGCAAGCCGCCAGCTGCAACGTGACCACCGGCCCGTACCAGCGACAGGTCGAGCAGTTCCTGGGGCGGCCCGTCGACGGGGTGCAGTCGTCCGCCGACTGCACCGCCATCCGATCGTTCCAGGCGACCCACGGCATCACGCCGACCGTGGGTTACGCGGGACCGCTCACCTGGCGCACGATGAGCACGATGTTGGACCAGCGAGCGGCGGGCACCACCCCCAACAAGGCGGGCAAGTGTCCGACCAATCTGGGGCGAATAGCCTGTGTCGACCTGACGCGCCAACTCAGTTGGGTCCAGGACGGGGCGAAGCTGGTCTACGGTCCGGTGCCGGTGCGCACCGGCAAGGACGGCACGGAGACCCGGACCGGCCTGAAGAAGATCTACTACCGCAACATCAACCACTGGTCGACGATCTACAACGTCGCCATGCCCTACTCACAGTTCTTCGACGGCGGCATCGCCTTCCACTCCGTGGACAAGAGCATGTGGAACCCGCCCGGGTCCGGTGGGTGCGTCAACATGCGGATCGCGGACGCCAAGGCGTACTGGAACATGCTGAAGAACGGCGACGACGTCTACGTCTACGGGAACAAGCCCGGGACCTGA
- a CDS encoding TetR family transcriptional regulator, whose translation MARDSSATKARLLDAAFSEFATYGIAGARVDRIAEAAQANKRLIYVYFGNKEELFDAVLLRALESGAESVPFDADDLAGYAGAVFDHLVERPSLMRLVLWKQLERPGSTDVEAESYRDKIAEVERAQRAGRVDPSLDPADVLTLVMGLSQAWFGAVGGPAAGGQGVDWPAERLSRHRAAVVESVRRATAAPDA comes from the coding sequence ATGGCACGGGATTCCAGCGCAACCAAGGCACGTCTGCTCGACGCGGCCTTCTCCGAGTTCGCGACGTACGGCATCGCCGGTGCGCGGGTGGACCGCATCGCCGAGGCGGCGCAGGCGAACAAGCGACTCATCTACGTGTACTTCGGCAACAAGGAGGAGCTCTTCGACGCGGTGCTCCTGCGGGCGCTGGAGTCGGGCGCGGAGTCCGTCCCGTTCGACGCCGACGACCTGGCGGGGTACGCCGGCGCGGTCTTCGACCACCTCGTCGAGCGGCCGTCACTGATGCGGCTCGTACTGTGGAAGCAACTGGAGCGCCCCGGCAGCACGGACGTCGAGGCGGAGTCCTACCGCGACAAGATCGCGGAGGTGGAACGGGCCCAGCGGGCCGGTCGCGTCGACCCGTCCCTGGATCCCGCCGACGTGCTGACGCTGGTGATGGGGCTGTCCCAGGCCTGGTTCGGCGCGGTGGGCGGCCCGGCGGCCGGCGGCCAGGGCGTCGACTGGCCGGCCGAGCGCCTGTCACGGCATCGCGCGGCGGTGGTCGAGTCCGTACGCCGGGCCACGGCCGCGCCCGACGCGTGA
- a CDS encoding aldo/keto reductase produces MEIRALGGQGLEVGVEGLGLMGMSAHYGATDETESLATIDRALELGVTLLDTAEGYGPFVNEQLLGKALAGRREAAVIATKTGVEFTDEGAFRGHNGTPEYIHRAAERSLRHLGTDHIDLYYLHRVDPNVPIEESVGAMAELVTAGKVRHIGLCEVAPTTIRRAHAVHPLAAVQTEYSLFERGIEHDGVLDVLRELGIGLVAYSPLGRGFLSGAVTSPDDFAADDFRRTDPRFQGENFDRNLAVVEQVRRLAAEKGVAPSQLALAWTLRRGAVPIPGTKRRRYLEENVAATTVTITDAELAAIDAVAPHGVVSGDRYAPELMAALNG; encoded by the coding sequence ATGGAGATCCGCGCACTGGGCGGTCAGGGACTCGAGGTCGGCGTCGAGGGCCTCGGGCTGATGGGAATGAGCGCCCACTACGGCGCCACCGACGAGACCGAGTCACTCGCCACCATCGACCGGGCGCTGGAGCTGGGGGTGACACTGCTCGACACGGCCGAGGGCTACGGCCCCTTCGTCAACGAGCAGCTCCTCGGCAAGGCCCTGGCCGGCCGCCGCGAGGCGGCCGTGATCGCCACCAAGACGGGTGTCGAGTTCACGGACGAAGGCGCCTTCCGGGGCCACAACGGCACGCCGGAGTACATCCACCGCGCGGCCGAGCGGTCCCTGCGCCACCTCGGCACCGACCACATCGACCTGTACTACCTGCACCGCGTCGACCCGAACGTGCCCATCGAGGAGAGCGTCGGCGCGATGGCCGAGCTCGTCACGGCCGGCAAGGTCCGCCACATCGGCCTGTGCGAGGTCGCGCCCACCACCATCCGGAGGGCCCACGCCGTCCACCCGCTCGCCGCCGTACAGACGGAGTACAGCCTCTTCGAGCGGGGCATCGAGCACGACGGCGTCCTGGACGTCCTGCGTGAGCTCGGCATCGGGCTCGTCGCGTACTCGCCGCTCGGTCGGGGGTTCCTGTCCGGCGCCGTCACCAGCCCGGACGACTTCGCGGCGGACGACTTCCGGCGTACCGACCCCCGCTTCCAGGGCGAGAACTTCGACCGCAACCTCGCCGTCGTCGAGCAGGTCCGCCGCCTTGCCGCCGAGAAGGGCGTCGCCCCCTCGCAGCTCGCCCTGGCGTGGACACTGCGCCGGGGCGCGGTGCCCATCCCGGGCACCAAGCGCCGCCGCTACCTGGAGGAGAACGTCGCCGCGACCACCGTGACGATCACGGACGCCGAGCTGGCGGCCATCGACGCCGTGGCCCCGCACGGCGTGGTCTCCGGCGACCGGTACGCGCCCGAGCTGATGGCCGCACTGAACGGCTGA